A genomic region of Amphiura filiformis chromosome 6, Afil_fr2py, whole genome shotgun sequence contains the following coding sequences:
- the LOC140156003 gene encoding FUN14 domain-containing protein 1-like: MASAGGDNKDETFEVLEVAEAGRHWLERALNGELSKKSVPVQVGIGGGTGMVAGYVCQKVGKAAATAVGGGFLLILLGHHAGYVKVNWKRFEKDVDKVKKDATEEMEKRATMIQGIIDQTKELARKNIFISSGFAAGFLLGMSV, encoded by the exons ATGGCTTCAGCCGGAGGAG ACAACAAGGATGAGACTTTTGAGGTGTTGGAGGTTGCAGAAGCTGGTAGACATTGGTTAGAAAGAGCCTTGAATGGAGAACTCTCAAAGAAATCTGTTCCTGTTCAAGTAGGGATCGGTGGAGGAACAGGAAT GGTAGCTGGATATGTGTGCCAGAAGGTTGGCAAAGCAGCAGCAACTGCTGTAGGAGGTGGATTTCTTCTGATTCTG TTAGGTCATCATGCGGGGTATGTCAAAGTCAACTGGAAAAGATTTGAGAAAGATGTAGACAAAGTCAAGAAAGATGCTACAGAGGAGATGGAGAAAAGAGCTACAATGATTCAAGGAATAATTGACCAG ACCAAGGAACTTGCCAGGAAAAACATTTTCATCTCAAGTGGGTTTGCTGCAGGATTTCTACTAGGAATGTCAGTCTAA